The window GAGATTTGAGGCGTTGGTGTACCTGTTTCTAGTGGCATCGATATCCCTGTCATAGCCCACTTGATAGTAGAAGATTGTATTGAAATCAACATGATCACTAATTGACCACCTCACAATTACGTTTGAGCTGATCTTCAGGAATTTCACTGCGATATCTTCGGGATCAACGGATGACAACCAGCGTTCATACTCGTACATCGGCCCCAGTCCGAAGGCCAGCATAACTTTGCTTTTTCTTAGGGCATTCCATCGAGCAGTACCTCCTGCAATGAATCGAGCGCTTAACCCTCTGAATTCGTCATATTGGGCTTGACCAAAGAGTTCTGGACTAAATCTTTCGCGAAAGAAAAATGTGCTCCGGACATGTAGATTGCCATAACTTAGGATTCTACTGGAATTGTTTTCTACGT of the Cryomorphaceae bacterium 1068 genome contains:
- a CDS encoding DUF481 domain-containing protein, producing the protein MIIRISGKILFAFFLFCFGSLQVKGQIMNIEKFRLDSLSREDPFRLKLEANFDLYNRSATEEERAEFIALGSEISSIYAPGKHFYMLLGDVSYVENNSSRILSYGNLHVRSTFFFRERFSPELFGQAQYDEFRGLSARFIAGGTARWNALRKSKVMLAFGLGPMYEYERWLSSVDPEDIAVKFLKISSNVIVRWSISDHVDFNTIFYYQVGYDRDIDATRNRYTNASNLNFQINDKLSFKTGVRLAYEDRPIIPITKLIYSIENGISLNF